The Chryseobacterium nakagawai genome has a segment encoding these proteins:
- a CDS encoding GNAT family N-acetyltransferase: MNPEIKLRKSEIEDRDIIWGIIQQSIERRKQDGSTQWQNGYPNLGTVESDIAKGFGYVLTVDGEIAVYAALILNDEPAYSKIEGAWLSNGEFVVVHRIAIDKKFAGQGMTKKLFDHIEDFTRTSGIQSVKVDTNYDNIAMLKILESKGYSYCGEVVLADGVRKAYEKIII, from the coding sequence ATGAATCCAGAAATCAAACTAAGAAAATCGGAAATTGAAGACAGAGACATTATTTGGGGAATCATCCAGCAGTCCATTGAAAGAAGAAAGCAGGACGGAAGTACACAGTGGCAGAATGGGTATCCTAATCTTGGAACAGTAGAAAGTGATATTGCTAAAGGCTTCGGATATGTGCTTACAGTAGATGGGGAAATTGCAGTGTATGCAGCTTTGATCCTTAACGATGAACCTGCTTATAGCAAAATTGAAGGGGCGTGGTTAAGTAATGGAGAGTTTGTTGTTGTACACCGTATCGCAATTGATAAGAAGTTTGCAGGACAGGGAATGACTAAAAAACTTTTTGATCACATTGAAGATTTTACCAGAACCAGTGGAATTCAGAGTGTTAAGGTAGATACAAATTATGATAATATTGCGATGCTCAAAATTCTGGAAAGTAAAGGATACTCGTATTGTGGAGAAGTGGTTTTGGCAGATGGAGTAAGGAAAGCTTATGAGAAGATTATAATTTAG
- a CDS encoding transcriptional regulator, with amino-acid sequence MHQSIGIDEKIFQDAVKFYGTVFSLPPLASKIYSYLLFDYEKVGITFDEFVEVLSASKSSVSTSISLLLNAQLIVDHNKMDERKRYFFINDEYKKIRFEKIVQKMQDELKLLDDLNNFKKSKDDGYNERIEVYKALLNKNIENIQESLNKL; translated from the coding sequence ATGCACCAAAGTATAGGAATTGATGAAAAAATATTTCAGGATGCCGTAAAGTTTTATGGCACTGTGTTCAGCCTACCTCCCTTAGCTTCAAAAATCTATTCCTACCTTCTTTTTGATTATGAGAAAGTAGGAATTACTTTTGACGAGTTTGTTGAAGTGCTCTCTGCGAGCAAAAGTTCCGTTTCCACCAGTATTTCATTATTGTTAAATGCACAGCTTATTGTAGATCATAATAAGATGGATGAGAGGAAACGGTATTTTTTCATCAATGATGAATACAAAAAGATCCGATTTGAGAAAATTGTCCAGAAAATGCAGGACGAATTAAAGCTATTAGATGATTTAAACAATTTTAAAAAAAGTAAAGACGATGGATACAACGAAAGAATAGAAGTTTACAAAGCACTCTTAAACAAAAACATAGAAAATATTCAGGAATCTCTTAATAAACTATAA
- a CDS encoding DUF2007 domain-containing protein, with protein sequence MERSTRVSVYESDNPSEIQLVKSKLDDAQITNTVENNYLTFTTTPTATSLKVMVDLEDEKKAFEIIDAYLQQSEN encoded by the coding sequence GTATCAGTTTACGAAAGTGATAACCCTTCAGAAATTCAGTTGGTTAAGTCTAAATTGGATGATGCACAAATTACAAACACTGTTGAAAACAACTATCTGACATTTACGACAACACCTACAGCAACATCGCTAAAGGTAATGGTGGATCTGGAAGACGAGAAGAAAGCATTTGAAATTATTGATGCTTATCTTCAACAAAGTGAAAATTAA